The following nucleotide sequence is from Candidatus Delongbacteria bacterium.
TGGATTGACCATCATCAATTTCGGCATCGGTTCCGCCAATGCCGCCACCATCATGGATCTGCTCAGCGCTCGAGCTCCCCGCGGCGTGCTCTTCCTGGGTAAATGCGGCGGATTGAAGAGCAGCTCGGAGATCGGAAACTTCATCCTGCCCATTGCGGCTATTCGCGGCGAAGGGACCAGCAATGACTACATGCCGCCCGAGGTGCCGGCCCTGCCTTCCTTCAAGCTGCACAAATTCATCTCGGAGAAGATCATCGAGCGCGGGCTGGAGTATCGCACGGGTGTGGTCTACACCACCAATCGGCGCCTGTGGGAGCACGACACGGCCTTTCGCGAGCGGCTGGAGCGCATGACCTGCCTGGCCATCGACATGGAGACCGCCACGCTGTTCATCGTGGGGCACGCCAATGAGATCAGCCGCGGCGCGCTGCTGCTGGTTTCCGACGTGCCCGTGACGCCGGAAGGGGTCAAGACCGAGGAATCGGACCGTTCGGTCACGGAGACCTGGGCGGGCATGCACCTGCAGCTGGGGATCGAATCCATGCTCGAGATCGGCAAAAAGGGCGAAGCCATCCGACACTTCCACTACTGATCATGCTGCCCTGGATTCCTGTCTTCCTGTTCGCCGGCTGGGCGGCCCGGCAGCAACCCCGCGTGCCCGCCGGCCTGCCGGGGTGGCTGGCCGCCTGGGCCTTGCGCGTGGCCCTGCCCGCCACGGTGCTCAAGGTGTTGGCGGGTCTGCCACTGGCCGCGCTCTGGGATCCCGCCGTGCTGCTGCCCTGGCTGCTATTGCCCCTGATCCTTCTGCTGGTGCGCGCGCTGGGTCACAGCTCCGGACTTTCGGCCGACCACATCAAGCTGCTGCTGCTGTTGATTCCCCTGGGCAACACGTCCTTCCTGGGCCTGCCGCTGCTCAAGGCCGTGCGCGGCGACTCCGCCCTGCACCCGGCCCTGCTCTACGACCAGTTCGGCAGTTTCCCGCAACTCCTGTTGCTGGGCACGTTGCTGCTGGAGGGCGGCGCCCGTTCCGCCGGCTGGCGCCGGGCCGGCCTGCGGCTGCTGGCCTTCCCCCCCCTGCCCGCGCTGCTGCTGGCGCTCAGTCCCTGGGGTCCCTGGGTGCGCGAACAGAGCCTGCCGCTGCTGCAGGTCCTGTCTTGGACGCTGGTGCCCACGGTGATGATCTCGCTGGGCGCGCGGCTGCGCATCCGCCTGGCTCCGGAAGATCGGCCCGCCCTCTGGCTGGGACTGACTGGCAAGATGCTGGTCCTGCCCGCCCTGGCCGTGGGCCTGACCCTGCTGCTGGGCTGGCGCGGCCTGCACGCAGAGACCGCCGTGCTGGAGGCGGCCATGCCGCCCATGGCCACGGCCGCCGCCTGGGCCGCCGAGCGCGACCTCTGCCCCGAACTGGCAGCCAGCCTGGTGAGCGTGGGCATCCTTGCGGCCCTGCTCTGGATTCCCCTGCTCTCCTGGGCGTTGGGGTGGCTGCCATGACAGAGTCCGTCGACCTGATCGTGGCGGGCGCGGGGGCGGCGGGCCTGATGGCGGCCATCCAGGCGGCCCGGGTGCAGCCGCAGGGGCGCCTGCTGCTGCTGGACGGCCAAGCGCGTCCGGGGGCCAAACTGCTGGTCTCGGGCGGCGGACGCTGCAACCTGACGAACCGGCTGGTGGGCGGCGAGGATTTCCAAGGCGAGGCGCCAGCGCTGCGCGGCGCCGTGTTGCGCGCCCTACCCGTGCCGGCCACACTGGACTTCTTCCACAGTCTCGGGCTGGTCACGGTGGAGGAGTCGGGCGGACGGATCTATCCCGCCAGCCAGCAGGCGCGGGACGTGCATCGCGCGCTCTGGGACGAGGTGCGGCGGCTGGCCATCCCCTGTCGCCTGGCCTTTCCCGTTGCGGACGTGATACGCCAGGCCGACGGATTTCGGCTGGCGGGTCCGGCGGGCTGCCTTCACGCCCGGCGCGTGGTGCTGGCCTTGGGCGGGCGCAGCCTGCCGCGCTCGGGCAGCGATGGCTCGGGACTCGAGTTGGCCCGCGGCCTTGGATTGCGCGTGAACGGACCGCTGGTGCCCGGCCTGGCTCCGCTGCGCCTGCCGGAGGGCCATCCCTTGACGCAGCTGGCTGGAATCAGCCAGCCCGTGGAACTGCGCTGGACGGGTCCGGCGCCGAACCGCTGCCGCGGGGCCCTGCTCTGCACGCATTTCGGCGTGTCCGGTCCCGCCGTGCTGGATGCCTCGCGGCAGGTGCTGCGGGCGCTGGCGGAGGGCCGGGAGCCCCGCCTGCGCGTGGACTGGCTGCCGGAGGTGCCGGAGGAGACGCTGCGCCGGCGGTTGAGCGCGCCGGGCGGGTCGCCCCGGCTGCGCGCGCGCCTGCAGGCGGAGTTGCCCGGGCGGCTGCTGGATCTGCAACTGGAGCGGGCGGGCCTGGGGCGGGAGCAGGAGGTCGCCCAGTTGCCGCGGGAGCGGCGCGAGCGGCTGCTGGGCCTGCTCAAGGCCGAGCCCTTGCCCGTCACGGGGGCCCGCTCCTGGCACCACGCGGAAGTTACGGCAGGGGGCGTGTCCCTGACGGAACTGGATCCGGGCACCCTGGAGTCCCGGGCCGTCCCCGGACTGCACGTGTGCGGCGAGCTGTGCGACGTGGACGGCCGGCTGGGGGGCTTCAATTTCCAGTGGGCCTGGACCAGTGGCTGGGTGGCGGGCCAGGCGGCGGCCCGGCTGTTGGACGGGCGTCGGCCCGACGCCGTGCATTGAGATTCCGGCGCCACTATCCCACCCTTGACGTCCAGCGGGCGTGGGCTTTGGCCGAGACTTGCTCAGACGGCCCGTGGCTCGGATTCCGCCCGGGCGCGAGCCGCCGAAACCGGAGATGGACAGAGGATGCACTGTGCTGATCGCTGAGGATCGTGAGCAGCTCGTCCGCGCGCTGCGCCAGGTGGTGCTGCCCCGCAACCTGTGCCGCTTCGCCGACTCCAGCCTGATCCGGCCGGCCAGCCACGCCGAGCTGGAGATCCAGCTGGCCGCCTGGCTGCGGGCCAAGGATCCCGACCTGCTGCAGGAGGGCTTGACCAACGTCCTCTACTGGCGCCATCAGCTGGAAGGGGCGGGGCAGGACGACATCTACGACTTCCGGGCCGGGTTGCGGCGCTGGTCCCTGGTGGACGCCCTGCGCCTGATCGACTGGCTGGACGGCCCCGGGCTGGTGAGTCTGGAGCACCTGGGCCTGCCGGTCTTCCGCGATCTGTTCACCCTGAGCACCCTGCGCATGCTGCTGGATCCCGGGCGCTACACGTGCTTGCGTCCCCTCCACCTCCAGCTGGCCGCGCTGCCCGGGCGCAGCGTGTTGCACGACTTCCGCTCCGAGGGCGGCCACTGGCCGGTCAGCCTGCTGAACGAGACCTGCTACGAGCGCTGGAACCAGCTCTGCCGACTGCTGGGCGCGGAGTTCGAGCCGGCCTGGCGGGCGGCCGACGTGGAGCGGGCGCTGGGGCGGCTGATCCAGGACGGCGAGGGCGAATTCGTGCTGCGCGTGCTGGACCTGGCAGAGAGCCTGCGCCGCCTCTGATCAGCGCGGGCCGTCGGCCAGCGCCTGCCGGTGCCGGGTCAGGGCCACGCGCGCCTCGGCCTGGCGACCCTCCGCCTCGTAGGCTTCCGCCAGACGTCCGGCCACCTCCTCGTCGTCAGGGTGCCAGAAGAAGAGCTGTTCCAGCAGGCTGCGGGCCTCGCGGACCGCGCCGCCGGCCTGCAGCGCGCGGATCGTCTCCAGCCCCACGCCGCGAGCCCGGGTTTCCAGATCATCCCGCAGCGAATCGAACAGGGGCTGGAACAGGTCCTGGAAGGGCAGGCCGCGCCGCAGCCGGATCAGGGCCTCCGTCACCCCCTGTGCGGCTGCCTGGGGGCGGCTCGCGTGCAGGGCCTGGGCCGCGCTCTCCAGTTGACCCGCCACTTCCTGCACGTCGCTCTGGACCTGGGCCGGATTGAGGCGCGGCCGGTCGGCGCCGCCCAGAATGGCGTCGGGCCCCAGCAGGCGCCGCAGGCGATGCACGCCGATGGCCAGGATGTTCCGCACCTGGGCCGCGGAGGCTTCGTGGTCGGCGCCGGCGGCCAGGGCCCGGAACTCCTCCCGGGGCAGAGGCAGTTGGAGCAGCTGATCGGCCACCAGCAGGGCCAGCAGCGTGCGCATGCGAGCTCCCTGGATGCGCCGCTCGCGTTCCTCCCCGGCCAGGCGCAGGCGCGTTCCGCCGATCAACTGGAGCCAAGTCCGCTGGCGGTCGGTCTCCGCGGCGCCCTGGTCCGGCGGACTCCAGACCCGAGCCTGTTCGGCGCGCCGGAGCCAACTCCGCCGGCGCGGGGCGGGCAGGAGGCCGGCGAACTGGCGGCTCCACGGTCGCACCACCAGCCCCAACTGGCGCTCCACGCACCACTCGAGGGCGCTTTCCAGCGCCTGCCGGGCAGCCTCGTGCAAGGCCGGGGTGCGGCCCGCCACAGCCAACAAGGTCTGCAGGATCAGCAGGTGATCCAGGCGGGCGGGCGGCTGGGCCAGCAGCGCGCGGGCCTGCTCGCGGCCCGTCTCGAGCCGGCCCTCGTCCAGGTTCGCCAGGCACTGGAACAGGGCCACCAACCGGGGCGGATCCTCGCTGTCGGTCTCGGGCAGCGCGCGCAGGCGCCGGGCGCCGGGTTGGCGGCCGCCGGCTTGGCGCGCCCAGAGGAACTGCAGGCGCCGGGCGGCTCGCTCCGCCTCCCGCGTGATGGTCAGCGGGCCCAGCCGGCGGCCCACCCAATCGGTGTGACCCAGCAGCAGCGCGACCTCCAGCAGCGGCAATTCCCGCAGGGTTTCCTGGGCGGAACGCAGTGGATCCGGGTCCTGTTGCGGCAGCAGGCGCTCAGGCTCTTCGCCGCAGAGCGCCAGGACGGCCTGGTGCCAGGCCTCCGCCACCTGGAGGTTGCGTTGCAGGCCACGCTGCAGCCAGATCTGGCGCGCCGCGTCCCACAGTTCGAGGAACTCACCCAGCTGGCCCGTCTGCAGCAGCAGGTGCAGGCGCACGGCGGGGAACACGGCGTCGCTGGCGGGCACCACGGCCGCCAGGCTCCGGGCCAGCTCCAGCCGCCGGTCGGCCTGCCCGGAGGTCTCGAAATGGGCCAGCAGGGTGACGCCCACCCGCTGCTGGAGAAGATTGCGGGATTCCTCGTCCGGATCCTCCGCCAGCAGGCGCTCCACCTGCTGTTCGACCCAGCCGGCCGTGCCGTGCTGACCGCGGCCCCAGGCCATCAGCCCCAGGTCGCCCAGGAAGACGCGGAAGGCCCGGTGCCCGCGCAGGGCGGGATGCGGCTCCAGCAGGGCCTCGATGGCGGCCCGCGTGTCCAGCACGGCCGGGTCGCCCCGGCGCAGGTGATGCCGGTTGAGGTGGATCAGCGTCTGCAGGCGCAGCTCGGCCAGGGCCGGCTCCGCGCAGGGTTCCGTCAGCTCCAGCAGCCGGCCCACTTGTTCCAGGAACACGCTCTCGCCGGCCTGGCCCTTGAGCAGGAACAGGCGAGCCACCAGCAGGCGGCCGGCCGCCAGCCGCAGACTCGACAGCTGGCGCCAGTCGGGCCGCCGCTCCAGGACGGCCAGCGCGGCCCGGCTCAGCCGGTCGCCGACGGAGGGATCCGGGCTGCGCTGCTGGGCCAGCACCAGCTGCTCCGCGAGCGCCAGCACGCGCTCCAGCCAGGGAACGCCAGGCACGCCTGCCACCAGCTCTTCAAGCGCCAGCAGGGGCGCCAGGGAATAGAGGGGCAGGGCGCCGGCGAGCAGGTCCAGGGTCGCTTCCGGCAGCGGTTCCGGCCGGCCGGCCAGCCAGATCCGCAGACCGTGGTCCCAGATCTCCACCAGGGCTTCGCGGGTGGCTGGACCCGCCACACGCCGCGGCGGATGCAGCGGCGGGCCGGCCAGGCCGCAGCCCTCCAGCCGGTCCAGCAGCGGGTCGGCGGCGTCGTCCAGCAGCCGGCGCGCGGCCTCGCGGGAGAAGACCGGCCCCAGCGCGCCCAGCCGGCGCAGCTGCCGGCGCTCGGCGGGTTGCAGCACCGCTAGCCGGCCCTGGTGGAAGGCGTCGAGCAGCAGGGTGGCCTGCTCGCGGAGCTCCGCCGGGATCAGGCGGAGTTGTCCGCGGCCGCCGCCGGAAATCCAGCCGGCCTCCAGACAGGAGCGCAGGAGGTGGCGCAGGGCCAGGGGCGAGCCGCCGCTGGTCTCCACCAGGACCTGGCAGACCGCCGGGCTGGTGTCCTGGGCGAAGAGTCGCTGCCAGAGATCGCGCAGGTCCTCCTCGAGCAGACCCTCCAGCTCCAGGCTGCAGAGCAGCAGGGACTCCAGGCTGGAACGCAAGAGGAGCAGGGGCGGACGGCCGGCCAGCAGGGCCAGGAAGGGCGGCATGCCCGGGGCGCGCAGCAACTGGATCAACCCCAGTCCGACGGCGAAAGGCAGGGCCTCGCAGTCGTCGAGGAGCAAGAGCAGGGGCTGGCGGCCGCCGGCCCGCAACAGGCGGGTCAAGCGTTGTTCTACGGAGAGCGCGGGCCATTCGGGCAAGGGTGCGGGGAGTTGGGCCTCCAGCGCCTGGGCCAGCTGGTCCAGCTCCGGGACCGGCAGTCCGCGCCAGCCGACCTGGAGGATCCGCGCGTCCTGGCGGCCGGCGAGCCGGGCGAACTCCTGCAGGAGGCGCGTCTTGCCCTGACCCTCCACGCCTTCCAGCAGGACGCAGCCGGACTCCGCCTCGTGCACGGTGGCGGACCAGCAGCGGGACAGGCGGGACAGCAGGGCGGCGCGTCCGCAGAACGGCAGATCGCCGCGGGCGAGGAAGCTGGACAGCTCGGGATGACCGGGTTCGCTGGACATGCAGACAAGGTAGGGAGGCGGCGGCGGAAGCCGCTGGCCGCCGCGCTGCGGGAAGTGACTGTGAGACACGCAAATCCGCGGCCCGCGGGCCCTGTTTGAGCCGCCTTCAGCTTGCTTGTTAAGGGCCTGATCCTTAGAATCAACGGTTTCACAACGCGGATCATCCATGACAGCCGACCTGCAGTTCCTCCATCAAGCCTCCTCGAACTCCTGCCTGGAGGATTTGAGGCGGGTCATGGCCGATTTTCCCACTCGGCCCGCGCTGCTTCATGAGGAGCTGACCCAGACCTACGCCGAGCTGGAACGCGCCTGGGAGGCCACCCGGCACTGGCTGGAGAGCCGCGGGATTCCGGCCTCCTGCCGCGTCCTGCTGCTCTCTCCGAACCGGCCCGAGACCATCTGGCTCCAGCTGGCCCTGCTGGGCAACGGCGCCCTGACGGCGCTGGTGGACCTGAAAACCAATCGCGAAGCCCTGCTGCTCATCGCCCAGGAGTTCCAGCCCAGCGTCGTGCTCTGCGCGCCGGACATGGAGGAGCGCGCGGGCGAGCTGCTGCGCGAACTCCCGCCGCGCACCCTGCTGGTGACCAGCGCCGGACTGCGCGAGGCCGTGGCCGCGGCGCCGGAGCCCGCGCGCCGGCCCCTCTCCCGCGAGGGCCGTGTGCTCTACTTCCGGATGGACCGCGAGGACCACTGGCGCGGGGCCGTCTTCGGGCTGGGCGAGTTGAGCGCGACCTGCCGGCAGGTCCGCCAGCTCTTCTCCCTGCACCTGGGGGACGCCGTGCTCTGCCAGATGTCCACGGCCCACTACCTGGCGCTCAGTTCGATGATCCTGCCCGCCCTCTGTTCCGGCGGCAAACTGCTGCTGCTAGACCGGGGCTGCGGCGACGACCCGCTGCTCGACGCCATCGCCGCCCACGAGCCGCGGCTGATGATCCACTACCGCAAGACCTATTGGTACCTGCACCGCGCCGCCCTGCGCCGCAAGGAGGAGGGCCGCCCGCTGGGCTGCCTGCTGCACGCCGTGGTCAACGCGGATTCCCCCCAGTTGCCCTTCCGCTCCTCCTGGGAGGACCTGTTCCAGGGGCATCTGCTGGCGGGCTTCGCCACCACCTTCGCCGGCTCCTTCCTGTCGCTCAATCTGCCCTGGCTGGAGGATCGCGAGGGCTTTGTGGGCAAGGCCCTGCCCGGCGTGGAGCTGCGCATCCTGGACGAGACGGGCCTGGAGCGGCCCACCGGCCGCTGGGGCGAAGTGCTGTTCCGCAGCCCGGGCATGGCGCGCGAGTTCCTCGGGGACGAGCGCCTCAATCCCGAACTGGGCGAGGACGGCTGGCTGCGCTCCCAGCAGATGGCCATGCAGGACACGGACGGCTTTCTGACCCTGGCCGACGAGGTCTTCGACGTGATCTGGGTCTACGGCTTCAAGGTCAGCCCGCTGGAGATCGAAGAGCCCGTGCGCGAATTGCCGGGCGTGCTGGACGCCGCCGCGGTCAACGCGCCGCGCGCCACGCACCCCGACCTGATCCATCTCTACGTGCAGGTGGAGGAGGACGCGGAGGGCCGCCCCGCTTGGAGCGAGGCCGCGCTGCTGGCCCGCTGCGGCCAGCTCTTCCCGCCCTACCTGCAACCGGCCCAGGTCTTCGTGGTGGACGAGATTCCCCACGACGACGAGGAATTCAAGCTGCGCAAGGAACTGAAATACCGAACCTCAACTGCTGACCTGTGGAGGAGCTCTTGAACGTCCACAAGGCGGAGACCATCCGCAACATCGCCCTGGTGGGTCACGAGTCCACCGGCAAGACCATGTTCACGGAAGCCATGCTCAAGCTGGCCGGGGAGATCAATCGTCTGGGTTCCATCGAGGGGCACAACACGGTCTCCGACTACACGGTCTTCGAGCACGAGCGGCAGAAGTCCGTGTTCGCCACGCTGAACCAGTTCGAGTGGCAGGGGCGCAAGCTCAACGTGCTGGACACGCCGGGCTTTTCGGATTTCTACGGCGAAGTGGTGGCCAGCCTGCACGTGTGCGACATCGCCGTGGTGCTGGTGAGCCCCACCAACGGTCCCGAGGTGATCACCGAGATGGTGATGGAGACCGTGGATGCCCGCAGCCTGCCCTGCCTGTTCGTCTTCAACGGCCTGGACAAGGACCACATCCGCTTCGAGGAGGAGCTGGAGAACCTGAAGGGCGCCTTCAAGGGCGTGGCCCAGGTGCAGTATCCGCTGGAGACCGGCGAGTCCTTCAGCCGGATCGTCGACGTGTTGAAGCGCAAGATCCTGGTGCACGACGCCGAGGGCAAGGTGCGCGAGGAGGAGCTGGGCGGCGAGGCCGGGCGCGTGGACGAGTTGTACTCGGCCCTGCAGGAGACGGTGGCCGAGAGCGACGACGCGCTGATGGAGGCCTTCCTGGAGAACCTGGAACTCACCGAAGAGCAGTTCCAGCTCGGCCTGGCCAAGGGCGTGCGCGCCGGCACGGTGCGTCCGGTCTTCTGCTGCGCCGCGCGCAAGCTGGTGGGCGTGGGCCGCGTGCTGGACGTGCTGGCCGCGCACTATCCGGGTCCGGGCCTGCTGCCCTTCCCGGGCCGCAAGGGCTCTGAGCCCGTCGAGGTGGCCCTGAGTGACGAGGGCGGCGTCAGCGCCCTGGTCTTCAAGACCGTCAACGAAATGCACGTGGGCGAATTGTCCTTCTTCCGCGTCCAGACCGGCGCCGTCCGACCGGGCGACGAGCTGATCAACGCCCACAACAGCAACGCCGAGAAGATCGGCACGCTGTTCAGCGTCGTGGGCAAGACGCGCAAGGACCTGCCCGAGGTGCACGCCGGCGATCTGGCCTGCACGGTCAAGCTGCGCTCCACGCACACCAACGACAGCCTCTGCAGCAAGGGCCACCTGATCGAACTGGCCCCCGTGGTCTTCCCCGAGCCGGTCATGAGCACGGCCATCGAGCCGGAGAAGGCCGACGATGACGAGAAGATGTCCAGCGGCCTGACCCTCATCCACCACGAGGATCCCAGTTTCAGTGTGCGCCAGGATCCCGAACTGCACCAGACCATCATGGCGGGCTTGGGCGAGCAGCAGTTCAACCTGCTGCTGGAGAAGCTCGAGCGCCGCTCCGGCGTCAAGGTCAAGCTGATCAAGCCGCGCGTGCCCTATCGCGAGACCATCACGGGCAACGCCGACGTCAAGGTGCGCCACAAGAAGCAGACGGGCGGTGCGGGCCAGTTCGCCGAGGTCTGGATCCGCATGAAGGCCGGCGAGCGCGGCAGCGGCTTTGTCTTCAAGAGCGAAGTGGTGGGCGGCTCGGTGACCATCCCGTTCCAGCAGGCCACGGAGAAGGGCATGCGCCAGATGCTCGAGGAAGGGATCATCTCCGGCTGTCGCGTGGAGGACGTGGAAGTCACCATCTACGACGG
It contains:
- a CDS encoding class I adenylate-forming enzyme family protein, producing the protein MTADLQFLHQASSNSCLEDLRRVMADFPTRPALLHEELTQTYAELERAWEATRHWLESRGIPASCRVLLLSPNRPETIWLQLALLGNGALTALVDLKTNREALLLIAQEFQPSVVLCAPDMEERAGELLRELPPRTLLVTSAGLREAVAAAPEPARRPLSREGRVLYFRMDREDHWRGAVFGLGELSATCRQVRQLFSLHLGDAVLCQMSTAHYLALSSMILPALCSGGKLLLLDRGCGDDPLLDAIAAHEPRLMIHYRKTYWYLHRAALRRKEEGRPLGCLLHAVVNADSPQLPFRSSWEDLFQGHLLAGFATTFAGSFLSLNLPWLEDREGFVGKALPGVELRILDETGLERPTGRWGEVLFRSPGMAREFLGDERLNPELGEDGWLRSQQMAMQDTDGFLTLADEVFDVIWVYGFKVSPLEIEEPVRELPGVLDAAAVNAPRATHPDLIHLYVQVEEDAEGRPAWSEAALLARCGQLFPPYLQPAQVFVVDEIPHDDEEFKLRKELKYRTSTADLWRSS
- a CDS encoding AMP nucleosidase: MQSRLEIARNWLPRYTGMPLDQFGDYILLTNFHHYVHAFAEQFGCDIQGEGKPMQAATASNGLTIINFGIGSANAATIMDLLSARAPRGVLFLGKCGGLKSSSEIGNFILPIAAIRGEGTSNDYMPPEVPALPSFKLHKFISEKIIERGLEYRTGVVYTTNRRLWEHDTAFRERLERMTCLAIDMETATLFIVGHANEISRGALLLVSDVPVTPEGVKTEESDRSVTETWAGMHLQLGIESMLEIGKKGEAIRHFHY
- a CDS encoding AEC family transporter, with the translated sequence MLPWIPVFLFAGWAARQQPRVPAGLPGWLAAWALRVALPATVLKVLAGLPLAALWDPAVLLPWLLLPLILLLVRALGHSSGLSADHIKLLLLLIPLGNTSFLGLPLLKAVRGDSALHPALLYDQFGSFPQLLLLGTLLLEGGARSAGWRRAGLRLLAFPPLPALLLALSPWGPWVREQSLPLLQVLSWTLVPTVMISLGARLRIRLAPEDRPALWLGLTGKMLVLPALAVGLTLLLGWRGLHAETAVLEAAMPPMATAAAWAAERDLCPELAASLVSVGILAALLWIPLLSWALGWLP
- a CDS encoding elongation factor G, which translates into the protein MNVHKAETIRNIALVGHESTGKTMFTEAMLKLAGEINRLGSIEGHNTVSDYTVFEHERQKSVFATLNQFEWQGRKLNVLDTPGFSDFYGEVVASLHVCDIAVVLVSPTNGPEVITEMVMETVDARSLPCLFVFNGLDKDHIRFEEELENLKGAFKGVAQVQYPLETGESFSRIVDVLKRKILVHDAEGKVREEELGGEAGRVDELYSALQETVAESDDALMEAFLENLELTEEQFQLGLAKGVRAGTVRPVFCCAARKLVGVGRVLDVLAAHYPGPGLLPFPGRKGSEPVEVALSDEGGVSALVFKTVNEMHVGELSFFRVQTGAVRPGDELINAHNSNAEKIGTLFSVVGKTRKDLPEVHAGDLACTVKLRSTHTNDSLCSKGHLIELAPVVFPEPVMSTAIEPEKADDDEKMSSGLTLIHHEDPSFSVRQDPELHQTIMAGLGEQQFNLLLEKLERRSGVKVKLIKPRVPYRETITGNADVKVRHKKQTGGAGQFAEVWIRMKAGERGSGFVFKSEVVGGSVTIPFQQATEKGMRQMLEEGIISGCRVEDVEVTIYDGKMHPVDSKEIAFMIAGKEAFKQGFLECKPILLEPIWEVEVKVPDEFMGDVMGDLSSRRGKILGMDSAGKNQLIKALVPLAELFGYATTLRSMTSGRATHRRKFDHYEKCPPDVQTRVVEEYQAEKANS
- a CDS encoding aminoacetone oxidase family FAD-binding enzyme, encoding MTESVDLIVAGAGAAGLMAAIQAARVQPQGRLLLLDGQARPGAKLLVSGGGRCNLTNRLVGGEDFQGEAPALRGAVLRALPVPATLDFFHSLGLVTVEESGGRIYPASQQARDVHRALWDEVRRLAIPCRLAFPVADVIRQADGFRLAGPAGCLHARRVVLALGGRSLPRSGSDGSGLELARGLGLRVNGPLVPGLAPLRLPEGHPLTQLAGISQPVELRWTGPAPNRCRGALLCTHFGVSGPAVLDASRQVLRALAEGREPRLRVDWLPEVPEETLRRRLSAPGGSPRLRARLQAELPGRLLDLQLERAGLGREQEVAQLPRERRERLLGLLKAEPLPVTGARSWHHAEVTAGGVSLTELDPGTLESRAVPGLHVCGELCDVDGRLGGFNFQWAWTSGWVAGQAAARLLDGRRPDAVH
- a CDS encoding AAA family ATPase, whose translation is MSSEPGHPELSSFLARGDLPFCGRAALLSRLSRCWSATVHEAESGCVLLEGVEGQGKTRLLQEFARLAGRQDARILQVGWRGLPVPELDQLAQALEAQLPAPLPEWPALSVEQRLTRLLRAGGRQPLLLLLDDCEALPFAVGLGLIQLLRAPGMPPFLALLAGRPPLLLLRSSLESLLLCSLELEGLLEEDLRDLWQRLFAQDTSPAVCQVLVETSGGSPLALRHLLRSCLEAGWISGGGRGQLRLIPAELREQATLLLDAFHQGRLAVLQPAERRQLRRLGALGPVFSREAARRLLDDAADPLLDRLEGCGLAGPPLHPPRRVAGPATREALVEIWDHGLRIWLAGRPEPLPEATLDLLAGALPLYSLAPLLALEELVAGVPGVPWLERVLALAEQLVLAQQRSPDPSVGDRLSRAALAVLERRPDWRQLSSLRLAAGRLLVARLFLLKGQAGESVFLEQVGRLLELTEPCAEPALAELRLQTLIHLNRHHLRRGDPAVLDTRAAIEALLEPHPALRGHRAFRVFLGDLGLMAWGRGQHGTAGWVEQQVERLLAEDPDEESRNLLQQRVGVTLLAHFETSGQADRRLELARSLAAVVPASDAVFPAVRLHLLLQTGQLGEFLELWDAARQIWLQRGLQRNLQVAEAWHQAVLALCGEEPERLLPQQDPDPLRSAQETLRELPLLEVALLLGHTDWVGRRLGPLTITREAERAARRLQFLWARQAGGRQPGARRLRALPETDSEDPPRLVALFQCLANLDEGRLETGREQARALLAQPPARLDHLLILQTLLAVAGRTPALHEAARQALESALEWCVERQLGLVVRPWSRQFAGLLPAPRRRSWLRRAEQARVWSPPDQGAAETDRQRTWLQLIGGTRLRLAGEERERRIQGARMRTLLALLVADQLLQLPLPREEFRALAAGADHEASAAQVRNILAIGVHRLRRLLGPDAILGGADRPRLNPAQVQSDVQEVAGQLESAAQALHASRPQAAAQGVTEALIRLRRGLPFQDLFQPLFDSLRDDLETRARGVGLETIRALQAGGAVREARSLLEQLFFWHPDDEEVAGRLAEAYEAEGRQAEARVALTRHRQALADGPR